One sulfur-oxidizing endosymbiont of Gigantopelta aegis genomic region harbors:
- the rsmB gene encoding 16S rRNA (cytosine(967)-C(5))-methyltransferase RsmB: MKQKKRHQSSSQTKSKQAHSGASDLSSRAVAVKIVQDCIESGQSLSNLLPRYLEPLKLEARPLAQEISFGVLRWYYRLNPLLASMLSKPLRGKKKSIHYLLLAGLYQLIYLDKVDYAIVDETVNACDELQQSWAKGLVNAILRRFLREKDSLIAELDKSYASRFAYPDWLINAIKNSWKKSIAPSNIMSLDEILTAGNQRPPMTLRINQQFDLSDYLQRLAASDIAFSSMDSDAYHRHTVILDKPIAVDKLPLFAEGGVSVQDAAPQLAAQLLSPQPGDRILDACAAPGGKTMHLFEQQALLSEVVALDVSQERLSRVSENSQRLKVPAEKLRLISGDASQQDWWDGEMFERILLDAPCSATGVIRRHPDIKVLRREEDIAALVLLQGQILRNLWSMLKPGGVLLYATCSILRDENDRQIQAFLAQQDDASEINIIADWGYAMPVGRQILPDSQRVENNDVESQNMDGFYYALLSKQAEK, encoded by the coding sequence ATGAAGCAAAAAAAGCGCCACCAGAGTTCCTCTCAAACAAAATCAAAGCAAGCTCATTCAGGGGCAAGTGACTTATCTTCACGGGCCGTGGCGGTAAAAATAGTGCAGGACTGTATCGAATCAGGTCAGTCATTATCAAACTTGCTACCCCGTTATTTAGAGCCACTCAAGTTAGAAGCACGTCCCTTGGCTCAGGAAATCAGTTTTGGTGTCCTACGTTGGTATTATCGCCTCAACCCTTTATTGGCTTCCATGTTGAGCAAGCCGCTACGAGGAAAAAAGAAGTCGATTCATTATCTTTTATTAGCGGGTCTTTATCAGCTCATTTATCTGGATAAAGTTGACTATGCAATAGTCGATGAAACCGTTAATGCCTGTGATGAATTACAGCAATCCTGGGCCAAAGGCTTGGTCAATGCCATTTTGCGTCGTTTTCTTAGAGAAAAAGACAGTTTGATAGCTGAACTGGATAAGTCCTATGCCAGTCGGTTTGCCTATCCTGACTGGTTGATTAATGCCATCAAGAATTCCTGGAAAAAAAGCATTGCACCGAGCAATATCATGTCCTTAGATGAAATATTGACAGCCGGTAATCAACGTCCCCCCATGACCCTGAGAATTAATCAGCAATTTGATTTGAGTGATTATTTACAGCGCCTTGCTGCTAGTGATATTGCTTTTTCTAGTATGGATTCAGATGCCTATCATCGTCATACTGTGATTTTAGATAAGCCTATTGCCGTTGATAAACTACCCTTGTTTGCCGAGGGGGGAGTCAGTGTTCAAGATGCGGCACCACAATTAGCGGCACAACTCTTATCGCCACAGCCAGGGGATCGTATTCTCGATGCCTGTGCAGCGCCAGGTGGCAAAACCATGCACTTGTTTGAGCAGCAAGCCTTGTTGTCCGAGGTCGTTGCACTGGATGTTAGTCAGGAACGATTAAGCCGCGTGAGCGAAAACAGTCAGCGTCTGAAAGTCCCCGCTGAAAAATTACGCTTAATCAGCGGGGACGCCAGTCAGCAGGATTGGTGGGATGGTGAAATGTTTGAGCGAATTTTATTAGACGCACCCTGTTCAGCCACGGGGGTTATTCGTCGCCATCCAGATATTAAAGTCTTGCGCCGTGAAGAAGACATTGCTGCGTTGGTATTATTACAAGGGCAGATTTTACGCAATCTCTGGTCAATGCTGAAACCTGGGGGGGTGTTACTTTATGCAACCTGCTCTATTTTAAGAGATGAAAATGATCGTCAAATACAGGCTTTTCTTGCCCAGCAGGACGATGCGAGTGAAATAAATATTATTGCTGACTGGGGCTATGCCATGCCGGTAGGTCGGCAAATATTGCCGGATTCTCAGCGTGTGGAAAATAATGATGTTGAAAGTCAGAATATGGATGGTTTTTATTATGCCTTGTTGAGCAAGCAGGCTGAAAAATGA
- a CDS encoding DUF4390 domain-containing protein: MTSASSFKRGDSIAIDADLKISFPEVVVEALENGIPLTIAVDVQVLRERKWWRNVIIKESTQLFELRYHPLTNVHEIKNIASDDRYTFNSRQDAMAVLGTIRGAYLIEQKDLSKNHHYLVQMRLLLDISRLPPALRQIASLSPDWRLESAWYRWDIRQQNKRQVGPAIDNENIAISPNWAQTLDKIFQQLTNKPTQESAK, encoded by the coding sequence GTGACAAGTGCAAGTTCTTTTAAGCGGGGTGATAGTATTGCCATTGATGCAGATTTAAAAATCAGCTTTCCTGAAGTGGTGGTTGAAGCGTTAGAAAATGGTATTCCATTGACGATTGCAGTCGATGTGCAGGTTTTGCGTGAGAGAAAATGGTGGCGCAATGTCATTATCAAAGAATCGACACAATTATTTGAATTGCGCTATCATCCCTTGACCAATGTGCATGAAATCAAAAATATAGCCAGTGATGATCGATATACCTTCAATAGTCGCCAGGATGCAATGGCCGTTTTGGGCACCATTAGAGGAGCGTATTTGATTGAGCAAAAAGATTTAAGTAAAAATCATCATTACTTAGTGCAGATGCGCCTATTGCTGGATATTAGTCGCTTACCCCCTGCGTTAAGGCAAATTGCCTCGCTCTCTCCCGATTGGCGTTTGGAAAGTGCCTGGTATCGCTGGGATATCCGACAGCAAAACAAACGTCAAGTTGGTCCCGCTATTGATAATGAAAACATAGCAATATCACCTAACTGGGCGCAGACACTGGATAAAATTTTTCAGCAATTGACCAATAAACCCACGCAAGAGTCAGCAAAATGA
- a CDS encoding sensor histidine kinase, giving the protein MIRKIFNGPVAIFVMLLVLFFSLKMISSSTMDAEEFQQLYYLLLTVNLVILLMLVFLIARQAWRLSSQLRQHVAGAKLTLRMVIIFVSLAVLPALVVYSFSIQFIHRSIDSWFDVTVEQALEDAMDLSRSAVDEKKKALLRQIRRLSDEILTDINTISVVSLSEIREKSGVDEVTLMTSRGRILGSSSVEEGDIVPDIPSSDLLLPLQQGRDHVVLDLSEKSDRMIRVLVRITFEGEKGFLILQAMVPLSGRQYRLAASVQQAFSEYKGLVYLRKPLKISFTLTLSLVLLLGILSAVWAAFYSARRIAAPIRDLAEGTKAVAEGEYHKPIPLLNDDDFGLLIQSFNKMVRRLSQTHNALEESHQQAKSQRDYLEVVLNNLSSGIISLTQNKEIRTSNPEASVILGVNVNDFHGLSLFQLTREKPELESLIRWIMTTVQNKVKHWSEEVTLMEADGRKNLLCRGNALADGGYVIVIENITSLVQAQRDAAWGEVARRLAHEIKNPLTPIQLSAERLRHKYLKTMNAKDAETMDRLTSTIINQVDSMKEMVKAFSEYAKMPELRMQPVDIEKLLMDVVELYRGSDKLTIYSELSISGTMVEADSGRLRQVFHNVIKNAVEASVEQEKRCFLVRTQLMESNSQQWCVLILTDNGPGFPEDMLANIFEPYVTNKPKGTGLGLAIVKKIIEEHGGTIVAENAAEGGAKVVIQLPVV; this is encoded by the coding sequence ATGATCAGAAAAATATTTAATGGGCCGGTGGCGATTTTTGTGATGTTACTGGTGTTATTTTTCTCCTTGAAAATGATCAGTAGTTCTACCATGGATGCGGAAGAGTTCCAGCAATTGTATTATTTATTGTTGACTGTGAATCTGGTCATTCTGCTGATGCTGGTATTCCTGATTGCCCGGCAGGCATGGCGCTTATCATCCCAACTACGCCAACATGTAGCTGGTGCCAAACTAACCCTGAGAATGGTGATTATCTTTGTCAGTCTGGCAGTGCTTCCGGCGCTAGTCGTTTACAGTTTTTCCATTCAGTTTATTCATCGAAGTATTGATAGTTGGTTTGATGTCACCGTTGAGCAAGCGCTAGAAGATGCCATGGACTTAAGTCGTTCTGCGGTGGATGAAAAGAAGAAAGCATTATTGCGTCAAATTCGTCGTTTGAGTGATGAGATCCTGACCGATATCAATACAATTTCAGTGGTGTCCTTGAGTGAAATTAGAGAAAAAAGTGGAGTGGATGAAGTCACATTAATGACCTCCAGAGGACGAATTCTGGGTTCTAGTTCCGTTGAAGAGGGGGATATTGTCCCCGACATCCCCAGTTCTGATCTATTATTACCTCTGCAACAAGGGCGTGACCATGTGGTTCTGGACTTAAGTGAAAAATCAGATCGGATGATTCGGGTGCTGGTGCGTATTACCTTTGAGGGTGAAAAAGGCTTCTTAATCTTGCAGGCAATGGTGCCCTTAAGTGGTCGTCAGTATCGTCTGGCAGCCAGTGTGCAACAAGCTTTTTCTGAATACAAAGGTTTGGTCTATCTGCGTAAACCACTCAAAATCAGCTTCACTTTGACCTTATCTCTGGTGTTGTTGTTGGGGATTTTAAGTGCCGTTTGGGCTGCCTTTTATTCAGCACGGCGGATTGCAGCGCCGATTCGTGATTTGGCTGAAGGTACCAAGGCCGTGGCAGAGGGCGAATACCACAAGCCGATCCCCTTGTTAAATGATGATGATTTTGGTTTATTGATCCAGTCATTCAATAAAATGGTGAGGCGTTTATCACAAACCCACAATGCCCTCGAAGAAAGTCACCAACAGGCAAAAAGTCAGCGTGATTACCTTGAGGTGGTGCTGAATAATTTGTCTTCCGGCATTATTAGTTTGACGCAAAACAAAGAAATCCGCACCAGCAACCCAGAAGCCAGTGTTATTTTGGGCGTGAACGTCAATGATTTCCATGGTCTGTCTTTGTTTCAACTCACCAGAGAAAAACCCGAGCTGGAATCATTGATTCGTTGGATTATGACCACCGTGCAAAATAAGGTTAAACACTGGAGTGAAGAAGTGACCCTGATGGAAGCCGATGGGCGAAAAAACTTATTGTGTCGGGGCAATGCTTTGGCTGATGGTGGCTATGTTATTGTCATTGAAAATATCACTTCACTGGTACAGGCACAAAGAGATGCCGCCTGGGGTGAAGTGGCCAGACGGTTGGCACATGAGATAAAAAACCCTTTAACGCCTATTCAACTGTCTGCTGAACGTCTGCGTCATAAATATTTAAAAACTATGAATGCCAAGGATGCAGAAACCATGGATCGATTGACATCGACAATTATTAATCAGGTTGATAGTATGAAAGAAATGGTTAAGGCCTTTTCTGAATATGCGAAAATGCCGGAATTAAGAATGCAGCCCGTTGATATTGAAAAATTATTAATGGACGTGGTCGAATTATATCGTGGTAGTGATAAACTGACGATTTATTCGGAGTTGTCTATTAGCGGCACGATGGTTGAAGCAGATTCCGGCCGCTTGCGTCAGGTGTTTCACAATGTGATTAAAAATGCGGTGGAAGCTTCGGTTGAACAGGAAAAACGCTGTTTTCTAGTGCGAACGCAGTTAATGGAAAGCAATAGTCAGCAATGGTGTGTGTTAATCCTTACCGACAATGGCCCAGGTTTCCCTGAAGATATGCTGGCTAATATTTTTGAGCCTTATGTGACCAATAAACCTAAGGGCACCGGGCTGGGTTTGGCGATTGTGAAAAAAATTATTGAAGAACATGGTGGTACGATTGTGGCAGAAAATGCCGCAGAAGGTGGGGCAAAAGTGGTCATTCAATTGCCAGTAGTGTAA
- a CDS encoding sigma-54-dependent transcriptional regulator: MASSYILVVDDEPDIRGLVQEILQDEGYEVETAKNGGTARDSCRQRRPDLVLLDIWMPDIDGISLLKEWKENTDNSTMGNFPVIMMSGHGSVETAVEATRLGAYDFLEKPLSLAKLLLTVEHALQAHKLDKENQGMRQQLSIADEPVGKSQANQDLAQEIKQIAQHDSRVLFVGEPGSGKSKYSRLLHRLSKRSEQPYIELGVATLDVENSARELFGSEVDGKIYYGLLEQAGLGTLYIDDIGEMDMATQGRLLSTLETGCFHRLGGSESIDLMCRIITATHYSMEQLIAQEQFKSELYFQLNVLQVKFPPLREHCEDVPDLLNYYRDRFVQQEQFNYRNFSIAALNKLRNYPWPGNLLELKNLVQRLLIVSDEENITLEEVESSIEYETQRLDKQDDSLPGNSALKTLFEHPLKEARELFEKAYLEEKLMAVGGSVGKVAQLAGVERTHLYRKMKVLGIDAKKISKKAKE, encoded by the coding sequence ATGGCGTCAAGCTATATACTTGTTGTTGATGATGAGCCTGATATTCGAGGTTTGGTACAAGAAATCCTTCAAGATGAAGGCTACGAAGTTGAAACCGCTAAAAATGGTGGTACGGCTCGTGACAGTTGCCGTCAAAGACGTCCGGATTTAGTCTTATTAGATATTTGGATGCCGGATATTGATGGCATTAGCCTGCTTAAAGAGTGGAAAGAAAATACTGATAATAGCACCATGGGTAATTTCCCGGTTATTATGATGTCAGGTCATGGCAGTGTCGAAACAGCGGTTGAAGCCACCCGCCTAGGTGCCTATGATTTTCTGGAAAAACCCCTCTCTCTGGCAAAGTTATTATTAACAGTAGAACATGCCTTGCAGGCGCATAAACTGGATAAGGAAAATCAGGGCATGCGTCAGCAATTATCCATTGCCGATGAGCCCGTGGGTAAGAGTCAGGCCAATCAAGATCTGGCACAAGAGATTAAGCAAATTGCCCAGCATGATTCACGGGTATTATTTGTGGGAGAGCCGGGCAGCGGCAAGAGTAAATATTCACGCTTATTACACCGTTTAAGTAAGCGCTCAGAGCAACCCTATATCGAATTAGGCGTCGCCACACTGGATGTAGAAAACTCCGCACGTGAACTCTTTGGCTCGGAAGTCGATGGCAAAATATATTACGGCTTATTAGAACAGGCCGGTTTGGGTACTTTGTATATTGATGATATTGGTGAAATGGATATGGCGACTCAGGGACGTTTGTTAAGCACCCTTGAAACCGGTTGCTTTCATCGTCTGGGTGGCTCAGAATCTATCGATCTCATGTGTCGCATTATTACTGCTACGCATTATTCCATGGAGCAATTAATCGCTCAGGAGCAGTTTAAATCGGAGCTTTATTTTCAATTAAATGTGTTACAGGTCAAATTTCCTCCGCTGCGAGAGCATTGCGAAGATGTGCCTGATTTACTGAATTACTATCGTGACCGTTTTGTGCAACAAGAACAATTTAACTATCGTAACTTTTCCATTGCGGCACTGAACAAATTACGCAATTACCCTTGGCCGGGTAATTTATTAGAATTAAAAAACTTAGTGCAGCGCTTATTGATTGTTTCTGATGAAGAAAATATTACTCTGGAAGAAGTTGAGAGTAGTATCGAATACGAAACACAACGATTAGACAAACAGGATGATTCATTGCCGGGAAATAGTGCTCTAAAAACTTTATTTGAACACCCGCTGAAAGAAGCCCGGGAATTATTTGAAAAAGCTTATCTGGAAGAAAAGCTGATGGCTGTTGGTGGCAGTGTGGGCAAGGTTGCTCAGTTGGCTGGTGTTGAACGCACACACTTGTATCGGAAAATGAAGGTACTTGGCATTGATGCCAAGAAAATTTCTAAAAAGGCAAAAGAGTAA
- the trkA gene encoding Trk system potassium transporter TrkA — protein MKILILGAGQVGSSLAENLASEDNDITVVDVDGRKLAILQDRLDIRTVRGRGSHPDVLNKAGCDDADMIIAVTNSDETNMIACQVAYTIFHTPMKIARVRSNQYLSRPELFSHEALPVDVLISPEQLVTDYIKRLIAYPGALQVLDFAGGQVQLVAVRAFQGGPLLGHELQELRDHMPNVDTRVAAIYRKGHPITPMGDTIIEENDEVFFIVDRRNTRKVMSELRRVDKPYKRIMIAGGGNIGQRLARALENRLHVKIIDHNPANARMLSEELEKTIVLLGDASDEELLIEENIEGTDVFCALTNDDEANIMSALLAKRLGARKVMALINRAAYVDLVESGDIDIAISPQEATIGSLLAHVRRGDVEMVHSLRKGAAEAIEAIAHGDKKTSKVVGRAIEEISLPPGTNIGAIVRAGEVIIAHHDTVIESDDHIILFLVDKRHIIDVERLFQVAVTFI, from the coding sequence ATGAAAATATTAATTTTAGGTGCTGGTCAGGTAGGTTCTTCACTGGCTGAAAATTTGGCCAGTGAAGATAATGATATTACCGTTGTCGATGTTGACGGCCGCAAATTAGCTATTTTACAAGACCGTTTGGATATTCGCACTGTCAGAGGTCGAGGCTCACATCCTGATGTGCTGAACAAGGCTGGCTGTGATGATGCCGACATGATCATTGCGGTCACCAATAGTGATGAAACCAATATGATCGCCTGTCAGGTGGCTTATACTATTTTTCATACCCCCATGAAAATTGCTCGTGTACGCTCCAATCAATACCTGAGTCGCCCGGAACTTTTTTCTCATGAAGCTCTGCCGGTTGATGTACTGATTAGCCCTGAGCAATTAGTGACCGATTATATCAAGCGCTTGATTGCCTACCCCGGTGCCTTACAGGTACTGGATTTTGCTGGTGGTCAAGTGCAGCTCGTTGCAGTGAGAGCTTTTCAGGGCGGCCCTTTATTAGGGCATGAGCTACAAGAATTGCGTGATCACATGCCCAATGTTGATACTCGGGTGGCGGCTATTTATCGCAAGGGCCATCCTATTACACCGATGGGTGATACCATTATTGAGGAAAATGATGAAGTGTTCTTCATTGTTGACCGTCGTAATACCCGCAAGGTGATGTCAGAATTACGCCGGGTTGATAAGCCCTATAAGCGCATTATGATAGCCGGAGGCGGTAATATTGGCCAGCGTTTAGCTCGAGCATTGGAAAACCGTCTGCATGTCAAAATCATCGATCATAATCCTGCCAATGCCCGTATGCTGTCAGAAGAGTTGGAAAAAACCATTGTCCTTTTGGGTGATGCCTCCGATGAAGAATTATTGATTGAAGAAAATATCGAAGGCACCGATGTATTTTGTGCCTTGACCAATGATGATGAGGCTAATATTATGTCGGCCTTACTGGCCAAGCGACTAGGGGCTCGAAAAGTGATGGCGCTGATCAATCGGGCAGCCTATGTTGATTTAGTCGAAAGTGGTGATATTGATATTGCGATTTCACCACAGGAAGCAACCATTGGTAGCTTGCTCGCTCATGTGCGTCGTGGCGATGTTGAGATGGTACATTCACTACGCAAAGGCGCTGCAGAGGCTATTGAAGCCATTGCTCATGGTGATAAAAAGACTTCTAAAGTGGTGGGACGTGCGATTGAAGAAATTTCCCTGCCACCGGGTACCAATATTGGTGCTATTGTTCGTGCGGGTGAAGTTATTATTGCCCATCATGATACGGTGATTGAATCCGATGATCATATTATTTTATTTCTCGTGGACAAGCGTCATATTATTGATGTGGAACGTCTTTTTCAGGTCGCAGTGACCTTTATATAA
- a CDS encoding TrkH family potassium uptake protein, translated as MQPLVILRIVGLLLMIFSSTVIPSLIISWWYDEGETTAFLNAFLVILLSGFLIWIPVKDLRRELRIRDGFIVVVLFWFVFGLVGSLPLYLSQSLDASFTDALFESISALTTTGATVFTGLDDLPRSILYYRQQLQWLGGMGIIVLAVAVLPMLGIGGMQLYRAETPGPIKDNKLTPRITETAKALWYIYLGLTISCALAYWIAGMTPFDALAHSFSTVAIGGFSTHDASIGFFNNRLIEVIAGFFMLLSGINFALHFSSLRMQSLKPYWFDVEFRVYLAILGFASMISVLYLYFTETFLTWSDALHHGIFQTISIGTTAGFTTSDYYNWPGFLPVMLLFISFVGGCAGSTGGGMKVIRFILLFKQGIREIFRLIHPSAQIPVKIGGKVMPENVSNAIWGFFALYVASFSVMMLLLMASGLDQVTAFSALAACLNNLGPGLGDVGANYKGINDFSKWVLCFAMLLGRLEIFTLLVILTPAFWRR; from the coding sequence ATGCAACCACTGGTTATTCTTCGCATCGTCGGTCTGCTACTGATGATTTTCAGTTCCACCGTGATACCCTCATTGATTATTTCATGGTGGTATGACGAGGGTGAAACGACCGCATTTTTAAATGCTTTTTTAGTCATTCTCCTGAGTGGCTTTCTCATCTGGATCCCGGTCAAAGATCTTCGACGAGAACTTAGAATCCGAGATGGTTTTATTGTTGTGGTGTTATTCTGGTTTGTCTTTGGCCTCGTCGGTTCATTGCCACTGTATTTATCCCAGAGTCTGGACGCCTCATTTACCGATGCCTTATTTGAATCCATTTCAGCCTTGACTACCACGGGGGCGACCGTCTTCACCGGTCTTGATGACTTGCCCCGCTCAATTCTCTATTACCGACAACAACTACAGTGGCTAGGTGGTATGGGTATTATCGTTTTGGCGGTTGCCGTGTTACCGATGCTGGGCATTGGTGGTATGCAATTGTATCGTGCTGAAACACCCGGGCCGATTAAAGACAATAAACTGACCCCACGTATTACAGAAACCGCCAAGGCACTTTGGTATATTTATTTAGGCCTTACCATTTCTTGTGCCTTGGCTTATTGGATTGCAGGCATGACACCCTTTGATGCCTTGGCACATAGCTTCTCCACTGTTGCTATCGGTGGCTTTTCGACCCATGATGCTTCGATAGGCTTTTTTAATAACCGCTTGATTGAAGTGATTGCGGGCTTTTTCATGCTGCTGTCGGGGATTAATTTTGCGCTACATTTTAGTTCCTTGCGTATGCAAAGCTTAAAACCCTATTGGTTTGATGTTGAGTTTCGTGTGTATTTAGCGATTCTGGGCTTCGCTTCAATGATTTCAGTTCTCTACCTGTATTTTACCGAAACCTTTTTGACCTGGAGTGATGCCTTGCATCATGGTATTTTCCAGACGATTTCAATTGGTACAACTGCCGGCTTTACTACCTCAGATTACTATAACTGGCCGGGCTTTCTCCCGGTCATGTTGTTATTTATTAGTTTTGTTGGTGGCTGTGCTGGCTCGACCGGTGGTGGCATGAAAGTCATTCGCTTTATTTTATTGTTTAAACAAGGCATACGGGAAATTTTCCGTTTGATTCATCCTAGTGCGCAAATTCCCGTTAAAATTGGTGGCAAAGTGATGCCTGAAAATGTCAGTAATGCCATTTGGGGATTTTTCGCCCTCTATGTCGCCAGTTTTAGCGTTATGATGTTATTACTCATGGCATCCGGTCTGGATCAGGTGACGGCGTTTTCAGCATTAGCGGCCTGTTTAAATAACCTAGGCCCAGGCTTAGGTGATGTGGGGGCGAACTATAAGGGGATTAATGACTTTTCCAAATGGGTACTCTGCTTTGCCATGTTGCTAGGGCGTCTGGAGATTTTCACCTTGTTGGTTATCCTAACCCCGGCTTTCTGGCGCAGGTAA
- a CDS encoding class I SAM-dependent methyltransferase — MQAIRKKWNERYEQVYAPNQVIDVLELNGHLLPKQGKSLDLACGLGGNALRLAELGLESHAWDISDAAVEKVQEFARERHLTIATRQCDISQYDVQQTLHNEGFDVIVVGHFLLRGVIPSLISALKPGGLIFYQTFIEEQIDSEQPIRSGPTNKSFRLKKNELLQLFPGLTLRYYREDGILGNQDKGVRNEALLVAEK; from the coding sequence ATGCAAGCAATAAGAAAAAAATGGAACGAGCGTTATGAGCAAGTCTATGCGCCCAATCAAGTCATCGATGTTTTAGAATTAAATGGTCACTTACTACCCAAACAGGGCAAGTCACTCGACCTAGCTTGTGGCTTAGGAGGTAATGCCCTAAGGCTTGCAGAGCTGGGCTTAGAAAGTCATGCCTGGGATATCTCAGATGCAGCCGTTGAAAAAGTGCAAGAGTTTGCCCGTGAACGGCATTTAACAATTGCTACCCGACAATGTGATATTAGCCAATACGATGTTCAGCAAACGCTGCACAATGAAGGCTTTGATGTCATAGTGGTGGGACATTTTTTACTCAGAGGCGTGATCCCCTCATTGATTTCAGCCTTAAAGCCCGGCGGCTTAATTTTTTATCAAACTTTTATAGAAGAACAAATAGACAGCGAGCAGCCTATCCGTAGTGGGCCAACAAATAAAAGCTTTCGCCTCAAAAAAAATGAACTGCTACAATTGTTTCCTGGCCTGACACTGCGTTATTATCGTGAAGACGGTATTTTAGGTAATCAGGATAAAGGTGTGCGCAATGAGGCTTTGCTGGTAGCAGAAAAATAA
- a CDS encoding CNNM domain-containing protein produces MSMGLLFFYLSLALFVSFLCSVLEAVLLSISQTYIVSLDDNSRFKKILSGLKSDIDTSISSILILNTIAHTMGAAGVGAEAVRIFGVQWQSLIAVILTLLILYFSEIIPKTIGATYWRELAKPTAYIIKFLTRILLPFLWFSSLITHHIKKGSDNRPTRAEIVAMAEIGEESGILEEDESHLIENLLKLKQIKVKDILTPRSVVFSLDREDSIESVLLNDDLYIYSRIPVFENTSDNIIGLVYARTILKSASKNKQIHEPIKNFMNSIYRVPEDMPVYFLVDKFIKRKEHLFLVHDSYRQYAGIVTLEDVIETLLGREIIDEVDKVEDMQKYALEKAALWKQKLGKKT; encoded by the coding sequence ATGTCAATGGGTTTACTCTTTTTCTATCTATCACTAGCACTTTTTGTGTCATTTTTATGTTCAGTACTCGAAGCTGTTTTGCTTTCGATTAGCCAGACTTATATTGTTTCACTCGATGATAATTCCCGCTTTAAGAAAATTCTCAGTGGACTCAAATCTGATATAGATACATCCATTTCATCCATTCTAATCTTAAATACGATTGCACATACTATGGGCGCTGCTGGGGTAGGCGCTGAAGCTGTTCGAATTTTTGGTGTCCAGTGGCAAAGCCTTATTGCAGTCATTTTAACTCTGCTCATTCTTTATTTCTCAGAAATCATTCCCAAAACTATCGGTGCCACCTATTGGCGTGAACTCGCTAAACCTACTGCTTATATCATTAAATTCCTTACTCGCATTCTTTTACCCTTCTTATGGTTTTCCAGTTTGATCACTCATCATATTAAAAAGGGTTCTGATAACAGGCCTACACGAGCGGAAATTGTTGCTATGGCAGAAATAGGTGAAGAAAGCGGGATTCTGGAAGAAGATGAAAGTCATCTGATTGAAAACTTACTTAAATTGAAACAGATCAAGGTTAAAGATATTCTCACACCACGCAGTGTTGTCTTTTCACTGGATAGAGAAGATAGTATTGAAAGTGTTTTACTCAATGATGATCTGTACATCTATTCCCGTATACCTGTTTTTGAAAATACCAGCGATAATATAATCGGACTTGTTTATGCTAGGACGATACTTAAGTCAGCCTCTAAAAACAAACAAATCCATGAACCAATAAAAAACTTTATGAACTCAATTTATCGAGTACCGGAAGATATGCCTGTTTATTTTCTTGTAGATAAATTTATCAAACGCAAAGAGCATTTATTTCTTGTCCATGATTCATATCGTCAATATGCCGGCATTGTCACCCTTGAAGATGTCATTGAAACACTTTTGGGGAGAGAAATTATTGATGAAGTGGATAAAGTTGAAGATATGCAAAAATATGCGCTTGAAAAAGCAGCGCTCTGGAAACAAAAATTAGGAAAAAAAACGTAA
- a CDS encoding CBS domain-containing protein: MIVNTDIKEIIISTATVNSGETVKDMFESCIEANVPALPFRDKEGLIQGFVSLKRVMGKDCLPNYLVELAGLLSNDMNCTTQAMEKINTLLHKPVDDYIEKPFRFVASNTILIRAVALMEQHNSSFIFVADCADNVDKSHCDYKGIITRLSVAKKMLIIKNTPSCSPEFPN, translated from the coding sequence ATGATAGTAAATACAGATATTAAAGAGATCATTATCTCCACAGCAACCGTGAACAGCGGAGAGACTGTCAAAGATATGTTTGAATCCTGTATTGAAGCGAATGTACCGGCGCTGCCCTTTCGTGATAAAGAAGGTCTGATACAGGGTTTTGTTTCGCTAAAACGAGTGATGGGCAAAGATTGTCTGCCCAACTATTTAGTAGAGCTTGCAGGCCTACTGAGCAATGATATGAACTGCACTACCCAGGCAATGGAGAAAATTAATACCTTACTCCACAAACCTGTCGATGATTATATCGAAAAACCTTTTCGTTTCGTCGCTTCTAACACCATATTGATCCGCGCTGTTGCACTGATGGAGCAGCATAATAGCAGCTTCATCTTTGTCGCTGACTGCGCTGATAATGTAGACAAATCTCATTGTGATTACAAAGGTATTATTACCCGTCTATCTGTCGCTAAAAAAATGCTGATAATTAAAAATACACCATCATGCTCACCTGAATTTCCTAACTAG